TTTACCTTGAACAAACCATTCATACTCAAAAATCTGTACCGTGTGAGTTTCTAAAGCTGTAGTAACATAGTGAATATAAGTTTGGGCAATATAATCAGGCAGTAAATCATAAACCGTCCGATTCATAAATTTACCCAGCGATCGCAAGAAATGATCGCCTCTGGGAGCCTTAAAATCTAAAAACAGTCCTTCTCGATTAAATCGAAACATCAAATCAGGGATAGCATTTAATAAAGCTCGGTTTTTAGCTTCACTTTGACGTAAATCTTCTGCTCTTAATTCTAAGCTTTTAATTAACTGTTCTTTACTCTGAATTAAATCCCGTAACTGATCCGTCATGCTATTAAATGAATCCGCCAAAACTTTTAATTCATCCTGGCTATTAATCTCAATTTTTCGGCTCAAATCTCCGGCGGCTAATTGTTGTGTTGCTATAGTCATCTGTTGTAAGGGTTCAGTAATGGAACGACTAATAAACAACGCCAAAGACGTTCCTGCACCTGCTGCGATCAACGCAACAATAATCCCTTGAGTGCGAACTTCTTCCATTTTTTTGTATAAAGGAGCCGTTGACAACCCGACACTTACGGCTCCCAAACGTTGACGACCGACCACGACTGCACGACCCGCCAATAATTGATTGGCTTCCCATAGAAAAATCGGCTGATCACTTTGAATTAATTGTTTACCTAACGGATCGGGTTTAATTCCATAGGTCAGAACTGAATTACTATAAGCATCTGCTACAACCCGTCCGTCTTTTTCATAAACTCGACCCGCAACTAAGACATTATTTCGTCCCAATTGCTGCATAATTTCTTCTAAAAAATCCGCATCTAAATTGTAAAGCGGATCGGAAGTCGTAACAGCTAAAGTATTAAGTAAAAGTTCAGCTTGTTGTTCCAGTTCTTGGCGAAACGTTTGTTGTTGACGGTGCAGTGAAAGCCAAGTGACACCCGCCACCGCCACAATTACCAAACTGGTCATAGCTACCGAAAGTTTTGTGGCTAATGATAATCGTTTGTGTCGGAATTGGAGCATCCAACTCACCTGTTTTGAACTTGTTCATATAATTCTTGCATTCTGGCGATGTCTTTTTGGGTTGGGAAAGCATCAAACTTAGCCGTTTCCTCAAACTGTTCTAAGACAGCCTTTCCTTCAGGGGTTTGATCCATAGCTACCATAATCTGTTTAATGGCTTCCACCTGTTCAGGAGGTAAACCGGATCGAATTAAAACAACGTGTCTCGCCACTTCTTCCGTTTCCCCTAAAATCACCATCGCATTGCGACTTTGTTCGGGAATATCTAAATAACTGCGATGATCAACCGCCGCCGCATCGACTTTACCGCTAATCACCCATTGAATATTATTTTGATCATCTTGACTAAAAACATACCCCACTTCATCACTTGCGACTTCATCAGTGGTAGAGTCCTTCCCCTTGAGTTTCAAACCCTTTTCCTTGAGGTAAACAAAGGGTAAAACAAATCCAGAGGTTGAAGTGACATCATCAAAAGCCATCATTCTTCCCTTTAAGTCTTCGGGGCGTTCAATCCCTGTATCTTTTAGGGAAAAAATAATCGTGCGATAGATAGCATCTCCTCCCTTCCAACGTCGCAGAATGGCTTGAGCACCGGATTTGTTGGTCGCAATCATCGCCGGATAGGGGCTATCAAAGTAGAGATCGACTTGGCCAGACTTGAGAAATTCCGCCATTGTTCCCACATCGGGTGCGACTTTAACTTCCCCCACACCAATCCCGAATTGAGATAAGTGTGCTGCTAAATAGTCCGCTAAAGGTTGATAGCGGGTAATTTTTTTAGCGGGTTGGTTCGTTACATCCCCAATCACCAGGGTTTTTGTACCTGTAGGAGTCGCTGTTGGTGTCATCGCCGAGGGGGTCGGTGAAGTCTGAGTGCAAGCAACCGTAAGGGTTACAACACCCAGAAGTAAGAGGTTTCCCAAAATTTTATTCAACATGATCTATGACTCTCTCAAGGAGATCTACTAGGGGGAAGTTCTCTGTATTTCTTGATTTCTTGACGATTGCACCTGAGTTCACTAGACGAAATTTGACCCTGGGGTAGATGCCAAAAGCCACCAGTAGAGGCTTAGTCCTGAATTGAAATCATACAGCGATGATTTTTGTCAAGATACAGAACTCTCGAACAGAGGCTTGTCCTGAAATTGCAACTTATCCGTGATTTTAACAAACTCTGAACCCCTTGTCTGTATTAATACGGAGTCATGCAATCCGAAAATTTACAGGAGATAATCGGAATTTTGAAGATCTTTTTTAAAGATTTCGTAAAAACATCCGTATTTTCTCTGATCAAAACTTGTCTTTTTTTCCCAGCCATGTAAGAATTCCGAATATTTACCGAAAATTAATTGATCAGCAAGTCCTTGTGAATTGTCCTCGCTCAGGGTTTGAGATGCACCCTAATCTGTTGCTAGATCAGCCCTTTTTCGAGGAATAAATGAGTTTAATCTTAGAGTTAAACCCGATATAAGCAAGGATACTGAACATTAATTCTTCCCAGAATTTAATATCAGGAGACAATGGATTTATGTTAAACAATCAGGGTCAAAGCATCGGTTTTATCAAGACGCAACACTGGATCAATTTAGTTCTTCCCTCAACTTTCTTTTTCAGTTTGATGGCTACGCCTGCAATGGCTATTAAATTACAACCCTTGGGAACCTACTCAACCGGAATTTTTGATGATGGAGCTTCATTAATCTCTTCCTTTGATCCCGAATCAGCCAATTTATTTGTTATGAATCAGAGTACCGATTCTATTGACATTCTCAATATCCAAGATCCCACCAATCCTTTACTTCAGCAAAGTATTGATGTCACCCTGTTTGATCCTTCCTTTGGGACTGTTTTGAGTGTTAACCAAACCAGCTACAATAATAGAAGTTTATTTGCGGTATCCGTTAAAAATGTGGATACTCAAAGCCCTGGAAGCTTACTGTTTTTTAATCCTGATGGTAGTTTATTTAACGGAAATTTAAGCAATTCTTCCATACAGGTTGGTGCGTTACCCGATACTTTAACCTTTACTCCAGATGGGAAAAAAATATTAGTAGCAAATGAAGGAGAGGCTAACTATGAAACTAACGTCAACCCAGAAGGTTCTGTGAGTTTAATCGACTTAGAAAAACTATTTTTAGGGGAAAGTCCGACTGAGAAATTGATTGGTTTAACGGATTTTAATATTGGCGGATCAAAAAACGATAAACTTGGAGAAAATGTGCGGATTTTTGGGCCAGAGGGGATCACCGTTGCTCAGTCCCTAGAACCCGAATATATTACTGTTTCTGACGATGGAACTAAAGCTTGGGTGACCTTCCAAGAAAATAATGCTTTAGGTTTATTAGATCTAATCAGCGAAGAATTTACTGAGATTGTTGGATTAGGATTTAAAGATCACAGCCTACCCGGAAATGATTTAGATGTTAGTGATAAAGATGATGCCATTAATATCACCAACTATTCCAATCTCTATGGGATGTATCAACCTGATGAAATTAAATCCTATAGCGTGGGTGACAAAACCTATTTAGTCACAGCGAATGAAGGTTCTAGTATTGATGAAGATGGGTTTAGTGAAGAAGTCCGGGTTGCAGATTTAGTTCTTGATCCAACCGCATTTCCCAATGCAGCAGAACTACAAAAAAAGAAAAATTTAGGTCGTTTGATTGTAAGTAATCAAATGGGAGATACGGATGGGGATGGAGACTATGATGAACTTTATACTTTTGGGGGTCGTAGTTTTTCGATTTTGGATGAGAAAGGCAATTTAGTCTTTGATAGTGGCGATCAGTTTGAAAAAATCACAGCCGATTTATATCCAAAGTTTTTCAACTCTGATAACACAGAAAATAATTTTGATAGTCGCAGTGATGCCAAAGGGCCGGAACCAGAAGGGGTAACAATTGGAAAAATTAATGGTCGCACCTATGCGTTTATTGGTTTAGAACGTATCAGTGGGGTGATGATTTATGATATTACTGATCCCTTGAATCCTTTCTTTGTTAACTATTCTAATAATCGCAACTTTAATGTTGCTTTCGATGTTAATGAAGATGGAGATCCTATCCCAACCCCAGAACAATTATTAGCTGTTGGCGATCTCGGTACTGAAGGTCTATTGTTTATTTCGGCGGAAGATAGTCCCACCGGAAAACCTCTAGTTGTCACCGCCAATGAAGTCAGTGGAACGACAACAATTAATGCTGTTGTTCCTGAACCGGGAACGATTTTAGGGTTATTAACTTCGGGTGTTTTAGGGGGATTATTCCTGAAACGCAAACGTTTAGGAAATGTCGCTTAACAAGCGGTGTTTCAGAAAAGGGATAAGATCTAGCTTCGAGTAGATTTTATCCCTTTTTCAGATAAAGAGTTTCACTATATTTTATGATTTAGTTAAACAGAAGTATAATTATATTAAATATTAAAGGCTAATTAGATGCCTAGAGTCAGTGTAATTATTCCGACTTATAATTGCGATCGCTTTTTTCGGTGAAGCGTTTGTATGTTAACATCAAGGATAGGATTCTCTGTCTAAGTCTGGGCAGGGATTGTTTCTCGGTCTAACTCCCATGGGAGAGGGGGCTTTATGCAGTCAATTAGGGGTATTTTTAAAGATGGGGTAGTTCATCCCAGTGAACAAGTTTCTTATGGCGAATTTCACCCAGTTATTATAACTTTCTTGGATACACCGACAACTGCTACAACAGTAAGTGTATCATCGGATGAATCTGAATCTGGGTGGGACAGGTTGTTATCGGTTATAGAAGATTGTCAAATGGAAACGGGAATACCTGATTTAGCAGATCAACACGATCATTATTTGTATGGTACACCTAAGCACGATGATCAAGGGACATAAAGTTTTTGTCGATACATCGGCTTGGATAGCTTTGATTAATCAGAGTGATCATCTCGCGGCTCAATCTGAACAAATTCTGTTGAAACTTAAGCAACAGAAGATTACTTTAGTGACAACAGAGTTTGTTTTGTTAGAAGTGGCTGATGCTTTATGCAGTACGAATTTGCGCCAGAAAACTTATGCTTATATTAATGGGATTAAAAAGGCGACCGATGTGATTCAAGTTATCCCTTTAGATCCAAATTTGTTGGACAAGGGTTGGGCGATTTACCATCAGTATTCTGACAAAGATTGGGGGCTAACTGATTGTATTAGTTTTGTTGTGATGAGGCAAGAAGGTATTACTGATGCGTTTACATCTGATCGACATTTTGAGCAAGCTGGATTTACTAAATTAATAGTGACTTAGGGCTAATTTGGACAGCCTGTTGATCAGCTAATAGTGGCTTGATTTAGTCAGCTACATCTTCCTAAATATACTTTGGTCAGGGGGGGTTTATCTTTTGGAGCGATCGCATTTATAATAAAATTTTGAACAATTATTAGAGAATAACTGGTATCCCATAAATAATTTAAACCGGATTAATTAACAGCAATTTTAATGGCTAGAGTCAGTGTAATTATTCCGACTTATAATTGCGATCGCTTTCTTCCTGAAGCGATTGACAGTGTTTTAATGCAAACCTACCAAGATTATGAAATTATTGTTATTGATGATGGTTCAATGGATGAAACTTGTCAAGTTTTAGAACATTACTCAAATAAAATTAGATATTTTTATCAACAGAATCAAGGTTCGGCTGTCGCTCGTAATTTAGGGATTAAAAAAGCTCAGGGTGAATTTATTGCTTTTTTGGATGCGGATGATTTTTGGATTTTACCGGAAAAGTTAGCAGAACAAGTGAATTGTTTTGAGCAACAGCCTAGTTTGGGAAGTGTGCATACAGGCTGGCGAATTGTGGATGGAGGAGGTGAGAAAATTATTGATGTGGAACCTTGGCATGATGTTCCTGATCTGAATTTAGAAAGTTGGTTAATGTATAAACCTGTAAAAACCAGTGGAATCATGATTCGTCAAGGCTGGTTACAACAGGTGGGGGGGTTTGATGGGGAGTTACGACAATCCCATGATGTTGATTTAGTGTTGCGTTTGGGGTTAATGGGGTGTGAAGCGGCTTGGTGGCCGCGGGTGGCGGTAGGTTATCGCAGGTATCAGGGGAACACGACTAGAAACACTAAAACTCAAGGTGAATGTTTGGTGAAGGTGTTGGACAAGTTTTTTGCTCAATGCAATTTACCCGAACACATTCAAAAAATGGAATCTCAAGTGCGTTATCATACTTTGATATGGTTGGCTTGGTATCATTACGACAGGGGGTTATATGAGGAAATGGCTCGATTTCTGGATGGGTCTTTGGAATATACTCCTTACTACAGAGTAGAAACTATTTCAGATTGGGTAGAGCAGTTCAAAAAGTTTTCAGTTCAAAATCGCTTGAGTTTGGATATTTGTTTTTTGACGGATTTACCTGAATGGCAGGGATTAATATATGAGCCGTAATTGTATGAGCTCGTAGGCAAAATTCTCAAAATATAATCAGTTTCTAACAAATTATGGAAAAAACAACAATAGCACTTCAGCTTAAAGAGAAGATAAAAAATCATACTGCTATTGTCGCAGTGGTGGGTTTAGGATACGTTGGTTTACCTTTTGCCGTCGAAAAAGCAAAAGTCGGGTTTCGGGTGCTGGGTATAGAGCAGAACCCAGTCAGAGCCGAACAAATTAACAATGGTGAGAACTATATTAGTGATGTCAAAGATGAGGATTTAAATGAGGTTGTCAATAACGGCAAATTCCAAGCGGTTACTAATTTTGAGCGAGTTTCAGAGGCTGATGTTATCGTAATTTGTGTGCCAACACCTTTAACTAAGAACTTGACTCCCAACTTGAGTTACATCGAAAGTGTTACTGCTGAAATTGCTAATCATTTACGACCGGGACAGCTTGTCACACTAGAGTCTACAACCTATCCCGGGACTACGGATGAGGTGATGTTGCCAATTTTAGAGCAGGTGAGTGGACTTGAAGAAGGCAAGGATTTTTTTCTGGCATACTCTCCTGAAAGAGTAGATCCTGGAAACAAGCGATATACAACTCGCAATACCAATAAAGTCGTAGGAGCATCTCATCCAGTTTCTTTGGAAGTTGCAACTTTGTTTTACAGACAAACTATTCTTCATGTTGTACCTGTTAGTAGTGCTAAAGCTGCGGAATTAGTTAAGGTATTTGAAAATACTTTTAGGGCAGTTAATATTGCCTTAGTCAATGAGTTGACTATATTGTGCGATTGTATGAACCTGAATGTCTGGGAAGTCTTAGACGCCGCTAATACCAAACCTTTTGGCATCATGCCATTTTATCCAGGGCCAGGAGTAGGAGGTCATTGTATTCCTCTTGACCCCCACTATTTAGAGTGGAAAGCCAAGGAGTTTAATTTTAATACTCACTTCATTGCTTTAGCAGGAGAAGTTAATCGGAAAATGCCCCAGTTTGTCAGGGAGAAAACCTGGCGGGTTCTAAATCAAAAAGGTATTGCACCGAGTCGAGCAAACATTTTGGTGATGGGAGTCGCGTATAAAAAAGACTTGGGAGACTGGCGGGAGTCCCCATCGGTTGAGGTGATTGAATTGTTGTTAAAAGATGGGGTTGAGGTAATTTACCATGATCCTTATGTAACAAATTTGTCAGTTGGGGGTTTTGATTTGGCTTCGGTTGAATTAACAGATAGAACAATTGAGTCTGCGGATTTGGTGTTAATTAGTACAGATCATACTGAGATTGATTATGTTAATTTGATAGATAAAGCCCAAATTATTCTTGATACTCGGGGTGTGACTCGACATTTAGACTGTAATCAAGCAAAGGTGGTTTTACTGTGACTCAAGTAATAGTTGTTGGTGCGGGAAATTGGGGACGAAATTTAGTTCGCAATTTTTATGAGTTGGGAGCATTGGCTGGAGTGGTAGAAATGGATGCTAGTTTGCGAGAAAAGGTGGTTGCTAGTTATCCCGATGTATCGGTTTATCAAGATTATCAGCAAGCCTTAGCAACGGATATATCTGCATTTGTTTTTGCTACTCCGGCTCCGAGTCACTATAAACTGGCAATGATGGCTTTGGAGGCGGGTAAGGATGTGTTTGTAGAAAAGCCGATGACTTTGCGAACTGATGAAGCGCGGAGTTTGGCTGAGTTTGCAAACAGGGAATCTCGAATTTTGATGGTAGGTCATTTGTTACTGTATCAGCCTGCTATTAGTTGGATGCGGGATTATTTAGCAACAGGTAAGGCGGGAAATGTGTTTCATGTGGCGACTCAGCGGCTCAAGTTGGGTAAGGTGCGTCGGGAGGAGAATGTCTGGTGGTCTTTTGCGCCCCATGACATTTCAGTAATCTTGGAGTTATTGGGAAAACCCCAGTTACAAGGGGTGACGGCTAGTGGTCATGCCATGTTGCAACCTGGAATTGAGGATAATGTTCACGTTGATTTAGTTTTTGCGGGAGGCCAAACGGCTCATGTCCACTGTTCTTGGTATTGGCCTTTGTTAGCTAGGAATACCGTGGTGATTGGAGATAAGCAAATGTTGGTTTATGATGAGGTATTGCAAAAAATCACGATTTATGATAGGGGGGTTGATGAGGATTTCAATAATCGAGATGGCGGCAGTGAGGTGGTGGAAGTGGCGGACTCTCAGCCTTTGAGGATTGAGTGTCAGCATTTCTTAGATTGTGTGAAAACTCGTCAACGTCCCCTGTCCGATGGTTGGAATGGGGTGGCGGTAGTGGAAATTTTAGAGAAAGCTACGGAGTTATTAAATGGCTGAGTATTTTGTCCATGAATCTGCTTATGTGGACGATGGAGCAGAAATAGGAGAAGGAACTAAAATTTGGCATTTTTGTCATGTTATGGGCAAAGCCAAAATTGGTAAAAACTGTTCTTTTGGGCAGAATGTTTTGGTATCTAATAATGTAGTTATTGGGGATGGATGCAAAATTCAGAATAATGTGTCCCTTTATGAGGGTGTAGTTCTGGAAGATTATGTTTTTTGTGGCCCCAGTATGGTATTTACCAATATTAAAACGCCACGTTCTGAGTTTCCTCGCAATACCAGTAATGATTATTTAACTACTTTGATCAAACGGGGGGCGAGTATTGGGGCAAATGCCACGATTGTTTGTGGAATTACGTTGCATGAATGTGCATTTGTGGCGGCGGGGGCGGTAGTTACGAAAGATGTTCCCGCTTATGGAATGGTGGCGGGGGTACCTGCTCAACTCATGGGTTGGATGAGTGCTTACGGGGATGTGTTGGAATTTGATGCTCAGGGGTATGCGGTTGATTCCATTGGGGTGAAGTATCAGCAGATTTCTGATGTAGAAGTTAAACAAATTTAAACTAAGGAAAATAAAAAAATGAGTCAGACCAAGATTCCGGTTTTGGATTTAAAACCCCAATACGAAAGTATTAAAGAGGAAGTTCAGGTTGCTATTAATCGGGTGATTGAGTCGGGTCAATTTATTATGGGGCCTGATGTTAAAGCGTTTGAGCAAGAGGTGGCGGCTTATCTGGGGGTGAAGTATGCCATTGGGGTGAATTCGGGTACGGATGCCTTGGTGATTGGTTTACGGGCTGCGGGAATTGGGGAAGGAGATGAAGTGATTACGACTCCTTTTTCTTTTTTTGCGACGGCGGAATCGATTAGTAATTTGGGAGCAAAGGTGGTATTTGCGGATATTGATGGGAATACCTATAATATTGACCCCCAGCAGATTCGGGCTAAGATTAGTTCTCGGACTAAAGCAATCATGCCAGTACATTTATATGGACAACCGGCTGCAATGGGAGAGATTAGGTCTATTGCCCAGGAATACGGTTTGAAGGTGATAGAAGATTGTGCTCAGTCTTTTGGCGCTAAGTATGAGGGTAAGGCGGTGGGTACAATGGGTGATGTGGGTGCTTTTTCGTTTTTCCCGTCTAAGAATTTGGGGGGTTATGGTGATGGGGGAATGATTGTTACGGATGATGAGCAAATTGCGGAAGTTGCTGGGATGTTGCGGGTGCATGGAGCTAAGAAGAAGTATCATAATGAAGTGTTAGGATATAACTCTCGTTTGGATACGATTCAGGCGGCGATTCTGCGGGTGAAGTTGCAATATATTGATCAGTGGAATCAGGGACGTAGGCGGGTAGCTGAGGTTTATAATCGGTTATTGAAGGATGTGGAGGGTTTGGTGACTCCGGGTTTGGTGGAGGGTCATGTGTTTCATCAGTACACAATTAGAGTTACTGGCGGAAAGCGGGATATGGTGCAACAATATTTAACTGAGCAGGGCATTGGCACGATGATCTATTATCCCATACCCCAAGACCAGTTACCTGTTTATAAGGGTCAATATGAGGCTTGTCCAGTTAGTGATGCAGCGGCGCAGGAGGTTTTGAGTTTACCGATTTGGCCGGAGTTGAGGGAGGATGTGATTCAGAAGGTGCTTGAGGAAATAAGAGTAAAAGTTAACTGAGAATCATCTGAATTTGAGAGAGGAGGATAACTAATTTTTTCAATATGATTATCTTACTCTCTGTTCTCTAATCTTTGTGCTATAAAAAGTTAAACAAATAACGGCTTATTTGTAAAATTTATGACTAATAGCTATACATTCTAAAAACTAAACTATAGACCAATATAGCGAGTCTAAATCATTTGTATCATGGCTATGCTTACGGGGTAAAAGTTTGACCTGGGTTTGATTTGTACAACTCAAATAGACTTGCTATATAATGCTTAAATTATGGGACAAGAAAGAGATGCTGATTTTTATAACAGCGTTTATCAAAGTTCAGAAAAGTATAAGAAAAAACCTGAATTAATTGAATATTATTATGAAGTTTGGTGCGAAGGCATTAATCAAATTAAAAATTATGTATCTCAACCAAAATATTTTATGGACTTGGGTTGTGGCCCTGGTCACTTTGCTTCATTATTAGCTTCAAATTTAGATACTTTAGAAAAATATGATGGGTATGATTTTTCAGAGACCGCAATTAATATGGCTCAATCGCTTATCGGTAAAGATATTAGATTTAATTTCTATCAGCAGGATTTACGATTGTTTAATTTTCCCCCAAGCCTAAATGATAATTCAATTATAACAATGTTTGAATTTTTAGAGCATATCTCATTTGATTTAGAACTAATTAGTAAAATTCCAGTAGGTACATGGGTGGTGTTTAGTGTTCCTTCTTATGATAGTGAAGGTCACGTCAGATGGTTTGATTCTTTGCAGGAAGTTAAAAATCGCTATGAACCATTGATGAGCATTGAAAATATTTACATTTGTAACGTCAAGAAACATAGTATCTACTTATGTATTAGCCGGAAAGTTGGTGAAGGTTAAAATACATAAATTATTCCCATGAGTTGATAGAAGTTATTGAGTATCTATTCTCAAATCATTGTACAGTAAGTTTTTCAAGTAAACATACCAATTATAATCAAATTCTTTGGCAGTAAAGGTTTCATCAAAAATACAGAGTTGACTCTATGGAATACAATTCATCATCAAATTCATTCTATAGTAACAAGAAAACTGATAAAAATTTTTCCGATTAGTGAACAGCTTGACAAAAAGAGTTTTGACTTAACTGTAATATCATAATCATATTCTTACCTTGCTATTTTTTTAAATATTTAACCAGATCATCTTTTGTTTTTATATGTAAATTATTGTACTTTTCGTTGTCAAAATAGTCTCCACAATGTATTAATTTATTTATATCATTTTCATTCATAGGTTTGATTCCATATTCTTGTAGTTTGTTTTTTACATATTCTCTAAATGTATTAGGAACCATATCAATTATATTATTCTCTTCCTCTAAGTATGGTGTATAATATTTTTCAAGATATGATAAATCAATATCCTTATATTGTTCTAAAAATTCATTAGTATATCCACATTTTTGTGCTGCATATGTAGAAGACGTTGCCATTTTCAAAGGAAATTTATATAGTACAGATCCCCAACTAAGGTTGTAGTTAATTAGTTTACCTTGCATTCCTAAATTCCTAAAACACTTGAAACAATTTTCACAATAATTTTTATCATTTTCTATCTTGCGATTACAACTACAAGCTGTGCCTTTAAATGGGCTTTGGTTAATTATCTTTGTTGTGATAACTTCAGAACAGCCGCCTAAAGGATAAAAGAAATTATAACCATAGGCTTTATAAATTCTATGCCATCTAATAAAGAGAGATTCGCCTTTTCTCTTTTTATCAATTACGTCAATGAATCTATGACCTGTTCCTAGAAAAACAGACTCCATAATTCCACCTAAAGCAATGTGACCAATATTATAAAATTGAGATAACAATATTATTATTGCACTATATCCAATTCCTGAGTGAAAACCATATGAATAGTTTTTATTTTCATTGTTTAAAATATACGGCCTAATTAATTCAAAATCAGTTTTTACAATTTTTAGATTTTTGATTTTTGCTTTCTCCATAAATCTAAGTGCATTATAATTATAATTAACACAATCCTCTATACATATGTTAAAAGGAGCTTTTGATTTATTTAAAATTTGCTGAATCACTTTAACACTAGACTCTTTTGAAAAATCTCTACAGCAATATATGGGTATTGTTTGATCGGCGGGTAAACATAATAGTGATGCACAGGAATCATTACCGTTACTGAATGCCAAACCAATGTTCTGTCCACGTAATGGTTTATTTATTTTGTTATGTATATGGGATGGATATTCGTATGCGCCTATTTTTTCAAAATACCCCATGTACCACAAAAGATGAAATATTGCTAATTCTTTTACCTCATGATCTACTTCGTTTATTTGGTAACCTTCAGGTGCTTCAAAATAAAATTTATCATTGTTTAAATGAAGATATACTATGTTATCTTCTTGTGTCCAAGTTATTTTTAAGTTTTTTAAGTTCATAAATTTATTCCTTTGTCTAGTAGATAAAATGAATAATTAACATCAATCATTTTCAAATTAAGAATTAAAAACATCACAACCAGACTTTTGGAGTATCAGCCAATAATAGCCTTGATAATTTGTACTTCTTTGAACAAGTTTTATTACCTCAATATCAACTTTGTGCTTTTTCTCTATCATTTTAGCAATAACCTTCGGTTCAGCAATAGTTTGATTACTTTCCAGATAATCTCCAGTGATGGGCATAACCAAATACCTCCGAGTTATTTTATACAGTTTAGGAAAATACTCATCAAATAACTTGGGTACTAAGCCCGATGAAGGATCACAGTTAACTAAATCAAAAGATTTATCTTCTTGACTATACAGATTAATCAAATTGAAAGCATCGCCAACTATATACG
This genomic stretch from Planktothrix serta PCC 8927 harbors:
- a CDS encoding ATP-binding protein, translated to MLQFRHKRLSLATKLSVAMTSLVIVAVAGVTWLSLHRQQQTFRQELEQQAELLLNTLAVTTSDPLYNLDADFLEEIMQQLGRNNVLVAGRVYEKDGRVVADAYSNSVLTYGIKPDPLGKQLIQSDQPIFLWEANQLLAGRAVVVGRQRLGAVSVGLSTAPLYKKMEEVRTQGIIVALIAAGAGTSLALFISRSITEPLQQMTIATQQLAAGDLSRKIEINSQDELKVLADSFNSMTDQLRDLIQSKEQLIKSLELRAEDLRQSEAKNRALLNAIPDLMFRFNREGLFLDFKAPRGDHFLRSLGKFMNRTVYDLLPDYIAQTYIHYVTTALETHTVQIFEYEWFVQGKRRHFEARIVVSGQEEVLAIVRDITESKLAQIELQQAMEVAEAANHAKSEFLARMSHELRTPLNAIIGYSDLLQEDAKDLGYLDLVPDLEQIKTSGMHLLAIIQDILDISKLESGEMTVHLESFDLSTLINEVQSTIQPLIQQNNNTLIIKGSNYLGKMISDRTKVKQILLNLLSNATKFTEAGVITLSISNSSSQQVSSQHQPSLLPSSVNQALSFKGEDWITFSVSDTGIGMTPEQIEKVFKPFIQADNSTTRKYGGTGLGLSITQRFCELMGGNIIASSEINMGSTFTFYLPRVLEEIPPKQETEDPLKETRDRRHI
- a CDS encoding phosphate/phosphite/phosphonate ABC transporter substrate-binding protein — protein: MLNKILGNLLLLGVVTLTVACTQTSPTPSAMTPTATPTGTKTLVIGDVTNQPAKKITRYQPLADYLAAHLSQFGIGVGEVKVAPDVGTMAEFLKSGQVDLYFDSPYPAMIATNKSGAQAILRRWKGGDAIYRTIIFSLKDTGIERPEDLKGRMMAFDDVTSTSGFVLPFVYLKEKGLKLKGKDSTTDEVASDEVGYVFSQDDQNNIQWVISGKVDAAAVDHRSYLDIPEQSRNAMVILGETEEVARHVVLIRSGLPPEQVEAIKQIMVAMDQTPEGKAVLEQFEETAKFDAFPTQKDIARMQELYEQVQNR
- a CDS encoding choice-of-anchor I family protein, which encodes MLNNQGQSIGFIKTQHWINLVLPSTFFFSLMATPAMAIKLQPLGTYSTGIFDDGASLISSFDPESANLFVMNQSTDSIDILNIQDPTNPLLQQSIDVTLFDPSFGTVLSVNQTSYNNRSLFAVSVKNVDTQSPGSLLFFNPDGSLFNGNLSNSSIQVGALPDTLTFTPDGKKILVANEGEANYETNVNPEGSVSLIDLEKLFLGESPTEKLIGLTDFNIGGSKNDKLGENVRIFGPEGITVAQSLEPEYITVSDDGTKAWVTFQENNALGLLDLISEEFTEIVGLGFKDHSLPGNDLDVSDKDDAINITNYSNLYGMYQPDEIKSYSVGDKTYLVTANEGSSIDEDGFSEEVRVADLVLDPTAFPNAAELQKKKNLGRLIVSNQMGDTDGDGDYDELYTFGGRSFSILDEKGNLVFDSGDQFEKITADLYPKFFNSDNTENNFDSRSDAKGPEPEGVTIGKINGRTYAFIGLERISGVMIYDITDPLNPFFVNYSNNRNFNVAFDVNEDGDPIPTPEQLLAVGDLGTEGLLFISAEDSPTGKPLVVTANEVSGTTTINAVVPEPGTILGLLTSGVLGGLFLKRKRLGNVA
- a CDS encoding type II toxin-antitoxin system VapC family toxin, producing MIKGHKVFVDTSAWIALINQSDHLAAQSEQILLKLKQQKITLVTTEFVLLEVADALCSTNLRQKTYAYINGIKKATDVIQVIPLDPNLLDKGWAIYHQYSDKDWGLTDCISFVVMRQEGITDAFTSDRHFEQAGFTKLIVT
- a CDS encoding glycosyltransferase family 2 protein, encoding MARVSVIIPTYNCDRFLPEAIDSVLMQTYQDYEIIVIDDGSMDETCQVLEHYSNKIRYFYQQNQGSAVARNLGIKKAQGEFIAFLDADDFWILPEKLAEQVNCFEQQPSLGSVHTGWRIVDGGGEKIIDVEPWHDVPDLNLESWLMYKPVKTSGIMIRQGWLQQVGGFDGELRQSHDVDLVLRLGLMGCEAAWWPRVAVGYRRYQGNTTRNTKTQGECLVKVLDKFFAQCNLPEHIQKMESQVRYHTLIWLAWYHYDRGLYEEMARFLDGSLEYTPYYRVETISDWVEQFKKFSVQNRLSLDICFLTDLPEWQGLIYEP
- a CDS encoding nucleotide sugar dehydrogenase, which codes for MEKTTIALQLKEKIKNHTAIVAVVGLGYVGLPFAVEKAKVGFRVLGIEQNPVRAEQINNGENYISDVKDEDLNEVVNNGKFQAVTNFERVSEADVIVICVPTPLTKNLTPNLSYIESVTAEIANHLRPGQLVTLESTTYPGTTDEVMLPILEQVSGLEEGKDFFLAYSPERVDPGNKRYTTRNTNKVVGASHPVSLEVATLFYRQTILHVVPVSSAKAAELVKVFENTFRAVNIALVNELTILCDCMNLNVWEVLDAANTKPFGIMPFYPGPGVGGHCIPLDPHYLEWKAKEFNFNTHFIALAGEVNRKMPQFVREKTWRVLNQKGIAPSRANILVMGVAYKKDLGDWRESPSVEVIELLLKDGVEVIYHDPYVTNLSVGGFDLASVELTDRTIESADLVLISTDHTEIDYVNLIDKAQIILDTRGVTRHLDCNQAKVVLL